One part of the Pseudomonadota bacterium genome encodes these proteins:
- a CDS encoding DEAD/DEAH box helicase, with amino-acid sequence MTNYAVGQTVLHPQFGSGHIEFSKGETVIVRFKHGLEECVVDSLQTKLGVKEGIESGQLAPAQESICRVLAESIVSVNDNWGVFSKSRIALLPHQLWVCHRVLRQWPAHFLVADDVGLGKTIEAGLILWPLLSKNLVKRLLVICPASLVEQWQYRLRDMFDIRLARYLPEADTPRADFWNTHNQVVASMQTLRDDRNDRHQRIFEAEPWDLLIVDEAHHLNADKDKGGTLGYKLVEGLVRENLTRSRIFFTGTPHRGKDYGFFALLRLLEPDQFSPNRPIEEQLPYLRNVIIRNNKQNVTDMEGNKIFKPISVSSETYSYTEEEAAFYNLLTEFIASGRAYASNLSSTNQNAVMLVLISMQKLASSSIAAIRKALIGRLFRLRQAGDNLQVARERQDMIRQILDSADEANVSSLTDELQRQEEIIAEISFSLPLMEDEIPQLEILVDRAEAVTRETKIEKIIEVLETRYADRAVLFFTEYKATQALLMSALMKRFGDDCVTFINGDHRIEGVVGLDGNPRTISLQRADAADQFNEGKVRFLVSTEAAGEGIDLQESCYSLIHVDLPWNPMRLHQRVGRLNRYGQKMPVEVITLRNPATVESRIWGKLNEKIASIMRALGGAMDEPEDLLQLVLGMTSPTLFTELFAAGAAVSEDRLDNWFNTKTQTFGGKDAIDTVKALIGNCSRFDYQDLKKIPPKDLEDLQPFFEAMLSLNKRRVLREDSGLAFKTPDEWLKNAGIRQRYEGLLFERNLRGKDAALRVVGVGHKVFDQAILQATDFDACFTSVTGLTEAVSVFKIYDRITSQDGNIRQIIVGVEAGREELVQDWQLIDLMNNILKTKKLEAGSPADYEKEKLLRFITEAEAVVKAKMDELNTPFNMPEIKLLSLFIPAAGN; translated from the coding sequence ATGACCAACTATGCCGTTGGACAGACAGTCTTACACCCACAGTTTGGTTCCGGGCATATTGAATTCAGTAAGGGCGAAACCGTCATTGTCCGTTTCAAGCACGGTCTTGAAGAGTGTGTTGTTGATTCTCTACAGACCAAATTAGGCGTTAAGGAAGGCATCGAATCCGGGCAGCTTGCACCCGCTCAGGAAAGCATTTGCCGCGTTCTGGCAGAATCAATTGTTTCGGTGAATGATAATTGGGGGGTGTTTTCTAAATCCAGGATCGCCCTTTTGCCTCATCAGCTCTGGGTGTGCCATCGTGTTCTACGTCAATGGCCAGCCCATTTCCTGGTTGCCGATGATGTCGGGTTAGGAAAAACCATCGAAGCGGGCCTGATCCTCTGGCCGCTGCTTTCGAAAAATCTGGTCAAGCGGCTCTTGGTTATCTGCCCTGCATCACTCGTTGAACAATGGCAATACCGGCTGCGTGACATGTTTGATATCCGCCTTGCCAGGTACTTGCCGGAAGCGGATACACCGCGTGCTGATTTTTGGAATACCCATAACCAGGTTGTCGCTTCCATGCAGACCCTCCGGGATGACCGTAATGATCGTCATCAACGCATCTTTGAGGCGGAACCATGGGATCTCCTCATTGTTGATGAGGCCCATCACCTCAACGCAGATAAAGATAAAGGAGGCACCTTGGGATATAAGCTGGTTGAAGGACTTGTCCGAGAAAACCTCACTCGGTCAAGAATCTTTTTTACCGGTACACCTCATCGAGGCAAAGACTACGGTTTTTTTGCTCTCTTGCGTTTATTGGAACCTGACCAGTTCTCTCCTAACAGGCCCATCGAAGAACAACTTCCATATCTTCGCAACGTGATTATTCGCAACAATAAGCAGAATGTCACCGACATGGAGGGCAACAAAATTTTTAAACCGATCAGTGTTTCTTCAGAAACTTATTCCTACACCGAGGAAGAGGCCGCATTTTATAACCTGCTGACCGAGTTTATTGCTTCAGGAAGGGCATATGCCTCGAACCTTTCGAGCACCAATCAAAATGCTGTAATGCTGGTTTTGATCTCGATGCAGAAACTGGCTTCCAGCTCCATAGCTGCAATTAGAAAGGCCTTGATTGGCAGACTCTTCAGGCTCAGACAGGCGGGAGACAATCTGCAAGTTGCCAGGGAACGCCAGGATATGATCCGCCAGATTCTCGACTCCGCCGACGAGGCAAATGTATCGTCGCTTACCGATGAGCTGCAACGTCAGGAAGAGATAATCGCCGAGATTTCATTTTCTTTGCCGTTGATGGAAGATGAAATTCCCCAGCTTGAGATCCTGGTTGACCGGGCTGAAGCTGTTACCAGGGAAACCAAAATAGAAAAAATAATAGAAGTGCTTGAAACGCGTTACGCTGATCGTGCTGTGCTGTTTTTCACTGAGTACAAAGCGACCCAGGCGCTTTTGATGTCGGCGCTCATGAAGAGATTCGGTGATGACTGCGTGACCTTCATCAATGGTGACCACCGCATAGAAGGCGTGGTCGGATTAGATGGCAATCCGAGAACAATTTCCCTGCAAAGGGCCGATGCTGCCGATCAGTTTAACGAGGGCAAGGTCCGTTTTCTTGTCTCCACCGAAGCAGCAGGGGAAGGCATTGATCTGCAGGAATCCTGTTATTCTCTCATTCATGTCGACCTGCCGTGGAACCCTATGCGCTTGCATCAGAGGGTTGGGAGACTCAACCGTTATGGTCAGAAGATGCCAGTGGAAGTTATTACCCTGCGAAACCCTGCCACGGTTGAATCTCGGATTTGGGGTAAATTAAATGAAAAAATCGCCAGTATCATGCGTGCCCTAGGTGGAGCTATGGACGAACCGGAGGATTTGCTGCAACTGGTTCTTGGCATGACTTCTCCCACCCTGTTTACGGAGCTGTTTGCCGCTGGTGCGGCAGTGAGTGAAGATCGTTTGGATAATTGGTTTAATACAAAAACACAAACCTTTGGCGGTAAAGACGCCATTGATACAGTCAAGGCTTTGATCGGCAATTGTTCCCGCTTTGATTACCAGGATTTGAAAAAGATTCCTCCAAAGGATCTCGAAGATCTGCAGCCATTCTTTGAGGCCATGCTTTCTCTGAACAAAAGACGGGTGCTGCGCGAGGATTCCGGGTTGGCTTTCAAAACACCGGATGAGTGGCTGAAGAATGCCGGTATCAGACAACGCTACGAAGGGCTTCTTTTTGAGAGAAATTTAAGGGGTAAAGATGCCGCATTACGGGTTGTTGGAGTTGGACACAAGGTTTTTGATCAGGCAATATTACAAGCTACTGACTTTGATGCCTGTTTCACCTCTGTTACCGGCTTAACTGAAGCGGTATCAGTATTTAAAATTTATGACAGAATAACTTCCCAAGACGGTAATATCCGCCAGATTATCGTTGGTGTTGAAGCCGGAAGAGAGGAATTGGTTCAAGATTGGCAGCTCATTGATTTAATGAACAATATTTTAAAAACCAAGAAACTGGAGGCGGGTAGCCCTGCTGATTACGAGAAGGAAAAGTTGCTTCGCTTTATTACAGAGGCTGAGGCGGTTGTCAAAGCAAAGATGGATGAGTTGAACACTCCATTTAATATGCCGGAAATAAAACTTTTAAGTCTGTTCATCCCGGCAGCGGGAAACTAA
- a CDS encoding DEAD/DEAH box helicase, with protein MIPSVLSQHVEQGIKDFLRTTFPVTTPFFSTIIERLLTEHGSVFKGPYLDIQLPFQQGKGGTNYFPDLPMQNPPYLHQERSFDRLSGPNPQATIVATGTGSGKTECFLYPILDYCYKHRGEPGIKAILIYPMNALATDQAGRLAKLIHNSKLKGHVSAGIYVGQSEKEPAMLMTEDRLISDKSTLRLSPPDILLTNYKMLDYLLIRPEDRQLWLQNSSETLRFLVVDELHTFDGAQGSDLGCLIRRLKARLAIEPEYLCGVGTSATLGSDEEQKELLEYASSVFGETFGPSAIISETRLSAGEFLGDSLVSQVDIVPPERALELDPGQYNRYEEYIKAQHRLWFDEDIEGAFDESGWRFDIGAKLKEHLFFQNLLKVLGGTIYGFDNILVKLEKVTRSLKNTDSHYKVSMLNSLLSLVSEARVEVVSKNDDGSEKSVVRPFLNVRVQLWMRELRRMVASVANDPVLRFADDLNEEQLKNHLPLVHCRDCGTMGWSGLKRMTSSEIRGDLQDYYHGFFSHDPQIVYLFPDDNQPKVQLDNLRGEGADPFRKVGMRYLCTRCLNVTAQENPIHCPACEHDELILVHMPDVRIQRGNRQVSHNDCPYCSAPNSLTLVGSRAASLTSVMIVQLYSSPYNDDKKLLTFSDNVQDAAHRAGFFNGRTYRFNFRTALQKVILETGDGKTLAELPGVFTDYWTRKVDQNRYIATFLAPNMEWLSDYEQLKAQGSLQKDSSLLQNVNNRIGWEIISEYGFQTRIGRTLEKTGSSVVYLDHGKLRTATELMLEPIRNEIGTFRELEEEQLIKFLLGFMVHLKNQGGIYQSHLSSFIESLGISFLLNRKIWMPNFGQYSRTPSFLTTKKGSRFDQLYSASPTHRTWYQAWAEKCFFALSPFVLASSNELYEQVLKVLIATGILEEKDAKGERVWGINPEALRISARVKQLRCRDCGHNISVAEEESEFFQEARCQRFHCYGKYEPHETGPDYYGKLYATGDVERIFAREHTGLLKRDERENLEQEFKASDDNRQPWYPNLLSCTPTLEMGIDIGNLSSLVLCSVPPGQANYLQRIGRAGRRDGNALSLTVANARPHDLYFFAEPEVMMAGHIETPGIFLNASAVLERQFTAYCFDRWIAGDPKAEIPKKLGQVMNNLEPVDPHKFPHNFIYYIETKQADLLDRFIELFNHGGSALSSESESNLRIFVEGGSGELFLRGRIMNGLHNRKQERDSLRRKVQTLNSKIRTKKKGPKDQNFENELRELSIEKSALQSLSNSFSERDTFNFFTDEGLLPNYAFPEAGVVLNSLIYRKKVQVQEGEGSYDTWSYEYERPARSAIEELAPANTFYAEGRKVKVDQVDMAVSEVETWRFCNNCTHKELIGKEDEKEVCPKCGSAMWGDGGQKRMMLRMRQVFASTSDRQSRISDDSDDRDPVFYNKQMLLEFDEKQVVEAFKLDADFPFGFDFLSKVDFCEINFGEKTEIAEKISIAGIEMPRKGFDICRVCGKVQEGNDDPVHAYTCTARDQESGKNLIDCLYLYRQFVSEAIRILLPVNIISESERMLHSFVAAIQLGLKKSFRGKIDHLQTTIHEEPLPDSSFKRKYLILYDTVPGGTGYLKQLMRSEHQLMDVLELALESLRGCSCNQEEGKDGCYRCLFAYRSSYHMPETSRDTAIEMLAEILGHRDRLVKTNSIRDISLNTFIESELEARFLGALKLFRSASLPVELKNDLVNGKPGYFLKVSDRSYYIEPQVELAELAGVSIGSRADFVIRPARLNDPMKPVALFLDGYTYHQDRIGLDMAQRMAIVQSGKCHVWSLSWHDVENKFKSKSNFYDDFMDTGSLPGGGKFQSLIDGYKLTGVKKLIKMNSFDLLIKFLESPDEEKWQKLMFVFSLLHLDHNRFASDESVGGLLKDLDEILPEDIAEKVKKADGPCLYGAFQPSNYDGYQGMKQYVVVERAAVAPPGMLSGVKVGCCLEDGEKNKAKPGFQAAWNGFLRLFNFYQFLPCSYFVTTSGVKSKVYEGLKLYEEGTPVVVPASSGPGEEVWNEVKELTDETLHGLISYLKENGWPVPEAGYELVGSGGVITATAEIAWEDLKLVLLADDELEYGEQFALVGWKTLSLDEVKNDPENYMVLKDFQGEQ; from the coding sequence ATGATTCCCTCCGTCCTCTCGCAACATGTTGAACAAGGCATCAAGGATTTTCTGCGTACCACTTTCCCTGTTACCACTCCATTCTTCTCGACAATAATTGAACGGCTCTTAACCGAACATGGCAGTGTCTTCAAGGGGCCATATCTCGATATCCAGTTACCCTTTCAGCAGGGCAAGGGAGGGACCAATTATTTCCCAGACTTGCCAATGCAGAATCCTCCATATCTCCATCAGGAGCGGTCTTTTGATAGACTGTCCGGGCCAAATCCGCAGGCAACAATAGTCGCAACCGGAACCGGTTCTGGAAAGACCGAGTGTTTTCTCTATCCCATCCTTGATTATTGTTACAAGCACCGGGGGGAACCCGGTATCAAGGCGATTCTCATCTACCCCATGAATGCACTGGCCACAGATCAGGCAGGAAGACTCGCCAAGCTTATCCATAACAGTAAATTGAAGGGCCATGTTTCTGCGGGAATATATGTGGGACAGAGTGAAAAAGAACCGGCCATGCTTATGACTGAAGATCGGCTGATTTCTGATAAAAGCACCTTGAGGTTATCACCACCTGATATTTTGCTGACCAACTACAAGATGCTGGACTACCTCCTCATCCGCCCTGAGGATCGTCAGTTATGGCTGCAAAACAGTTCGGAAACTTTGCGGTTTCTTGTCGTTGATGAACTGCATACCTTTGATGGCGCACAAGGCTCTGATCTTGGTTGTTTGATCCGCAGGCTGAAAGCCAGACTGGCGATTGAACCGGAATATCTCTGTGGTGTAGGGACATCAGCCACCCTTGGTAGTGATGAAGAACAGAAAGAATTGCTTGAGTATGCATCCTCTGTGTTTGGAGAGACTTTTGGTCCGAGTGCGATTATCTCCGAAACCCGCTTGAGTGCCGGAGAGTTTTTAGGAGACAGTCTTGTTTCCCAAGTGGATATTGTTCCTCCTGAAAGAGCACTTGAGCTCGATCCCGGACAATACAACAGATATGAAGAATACATTAAGGCACAACATCGACTCTGGTTTGATGAAGACATTGAAGGGGCATTCGATGAATCAGGATGGCGTTTTGACATCGGTGCTAAACTGAAAGAACATCTCTTTTTCCAGAACCTGCTTAAAGTTCTCGGGGGAACGATTTACGGCTTTGACAATATTCTTGTCAAACTGGAGAAGGTGACCAGGAGTCTGAAAAACACAGATAGCCATTACAAGGTGAGCATGCTGAACAGCCTGTTGTCCCTGGTGTCTGAAGCCAGGGTAGAGGTTGTTTCAAAGAATGATGACGGTAGCGAGAAGTCAGTAGTCCGACCTTTCCTTAATGTCCGGGTTCAGCTGTGGATGCGTGAGTTGCGGAGAATGGTGGCCAGTGTCGCTAATGATCCTGTTTTACGCTTTGCTGACGATCTGAACGAAGAGCAGCTCAAAAACCATCTTCCTTTGGTTCATTGCCGGGATTGTGGCACCATGGGCTGGTCTGGCCTGAAGCGGATGACGAGTTCAGAGATCAGGGGAGATCTGCAGGACTATTACCATGGCTTTTTCAGCCATGACCCCCAGATTGTTTATCTCTTTCCGGACGATAACCAGCCTAAGGTCCAGTTAGATAATCTGCGGGGGGAAGGAGCAGATCCGTTCAGGAAGGTTGGGATGCGCTATCTGTGTACTCGGTGCCTTAATGTGACGGCTCAGGAGAATCCGATACATTGCCCGGCTTGCGAGCATGATGAGCTGATCCTGGTTCATATGCCCGATGTGAGGATACAAAGGGGTAACCGTCAGGTGAGTCATAATGACTGCCCCTATTGTAGTGCCCCGAACAGTCTTACTCTGGTCGGTTCTCGGGCTGCGAGCCTGACATCGGTCATGATCGTCCAGCTTTACTCTTCCCCGTACAACGACGACAAGAAGCTCCTCACCTTCTCGGATAATGTTCAGGATGCAGCTCACCGGGCAGGATTTTTTAACGGAAGAACGTATAGGTTTAATTTCAGGACCGCTCTCCAGAAGGTCATATTGGAAACCGGCGATGGCAAGACCCTGGCGGAACTTCCTGGCGTCTTTACTGATTACTGGACCCGAAAGGTCGATCAGAACCGCTACATTGCCACCTTCCTGGCCCCCAACATGGAGTGGTTGAGTGACTACGAACAGCTGAAGGCGCAAGGATCTCTGCAAAAGGACTCTTCCCTCCTGCAGAATGTCAACAATCGGATCGGTTGGGAAATTATCAGTGAGTACGGCTTCCAGACAAGAATTGGGCGAACCCTGGAGAAAACAGGTTCTTCGGTTGTTTACCTTGATCATGGCAAGTTGCGAACGGCAACCGAACTGATGCTTGAACCCATTCGTAATGAGATCGGCACATTCAGAGAGCTTGAAGAGGAGCAACTCATAAAGTTTCTGCTTGGCTTTATGGTCCACCTGAAGAACCAGGGTGGCATATACCAATCGCATTTATCATCTTTCATTGAATCTCTTGGGATCTCTTTTCTGTTAAACAGAAAAATATGGATGCCAAATTTTGGCCAGTATTCACGCACGCCGTCCTTTCTTACTACCAAAAAGGGCAGCCGCTTCGATCAGCTTTACAGTGCTTCGCCGACACATCGGACTTGGTATCAGGCTTGGGCAGAAAAATGCTTCTTTGCCCTTTCGCCGTTTGTGCTTGCATCATCAAACGAACTTTATGAGCAGGTTCTGAAGGTGCTTATTGCCACGGGAATCCTTGAAGAAAAGGATGCAAAAGGGGAAAGGGTCTGGGGGATTAATCCTGAAGCCTTGCGGATATCAGCCAGGGTCAAGCAGCTACGATGTAGAGACTGTGGCCACAATATTTCTGTAGCGGAAGAAGAGAGCGAGTTTTTTCAAGAGGCCCGGTGTCAGCGCTTCCATTGTTACGGCAAATATGAACCCCATGAGACTGGGCCAGACTATTACGGCAAGCTATATGCGACCGGTGACGTTGAAAGGATTTTTGCCAGGGAACACACAGGGCTTCTCAAGAGAGATGAAAGGGAGAACCTTGAGCAGGAGTTTAAGGCTTCTGATGATAATCGGCAACCATGGTATCCGAATTTATTGTCCTGTACTCCGACTTTGGAAATGGGGATAGATATCGGCAATCTTTCTTCTCTGGTTCTTTGCTCCGTACCGCCTGGGCAGGCAAATTATCTGCAGCGGATTGGCAGAGCAGGACGTCGAGATGGTAATGCACTTAGTTTGACTGTTGCCAATGCACGACCCCATGATCTGTATTTTTTTGCTGAGCCTGAAGTGATGATGGCCGGACATATCGAGACCCCTGGAATCTTTTTGAACGCCTCGGCGGTTTTGGAAAGACAGTTCACGGCCTATTGTTTTGATCGCTGGATTGCCGGAGATCCTAAGGCTGAGATACCCAAGAAGCTTGGACAGGTAATGAACAATCTGGAACCTGTTGACCCACATAAATTCCCCCACAATTTTATTTATTATATTGAAACCAAACAGGCTGATCTTCTTGACCGATTTATAGAACTATTCAATCACGGCGGGTCGGCATTGAGTTCTGAGTCTGAGAGCAATTTACGAATCTTTGTTGAGGGTGGAAGCGGAGAGTTGTTTCTGCGCGGACGGATAATGAACGGGCTTCATAACCGCAAGCAGGAAAGGGATTCTCTTCGGAGAAAGGTCCAGACGCTCAACTCGAAGATCAGAACCAAGAAGAAAGGTCCAAAAGATCAGAATTTTGAAAATGAACTCAGAGAGTTGAGCATTGAAAAATCGGCCTTGCAGTCGCTATCGAATAGTTTTAGCGAGCGCGATACTTTTAACTTTTTCACCGATGAAGGGTTGCTCCCAAACTATGCTTTTCCAGAAGCCGGGGTCGTGTTGAACTCCCTTATATACCGGAAAAAGGTCCAGGTTCAGGAGGGAGAGGGGAGTTATGATACATGGAGCTATGAATACGAAAGACCGGCAAGGAGCGCTATTGAAGAATTGGCTCCTGCCAACACCTTTTATGCCGAGGGACGGAAGGTAAAGGTTGATCAGGTTGATATGGCGGTATCCGAGGTGGAGACCTGGCGATTCTGCAATAATTGCACACACAAGGAGCTTATCGGCAAAGAAGATGAGAAAGAAGTCTGTCCAAAGTGCGGCAGTGCAATGTGGGGAGATGGTGGTCAGAAACGGATGATGCTCAGGATGCGCCAGGTGTTTGCATCTACCTCTGATCGACAGAGCCGGATCAGCGATGATTCTGACGATCGTGATCCTGTTTTTTACAATAAACAGATGTTGCTTGAATTTGACGAAAAACAGGTTGTAGAGGCGTTTAAGTTGGATGCCGATTTTCCTTTCGGATTTGATTTTCTGTCTAAAGTTGATTTTTGCGAGATCAATTTTGGAGAAAAAACCGAGATTGCAGAGAAGATATCCATTGCTGGAATCGAGATGCCGAGAAAGGGCTTCGATATCTGTCGTGTATGCGGCAAAGTCCAGGAAGGCAATGACGACCCTGTTCATGCTTATACCTGTACAGCCAGGGACCAGGAAAGTGGCAAGAATCTCATCGATTGTCTTTATCTCTACCGGCAGTTTGTCTCTGAAGCGATACGGATACTTTTGCCGGTAAACATTATCTCCGAGTCGGAGCGGATGCTCCATTCTTTCGTTGCGGCAATTCAGCTGGGATTAAAAAAGAGTTTTCGCGGCAAAATAGATCATCTGCAGACTACAATCCATGAAGAACCTCTGCCGGATTCTTCGTTCAAGCGCAAGTATCTGATTCTTTATGACACTGTCCCGGGTGGAACCGGTTATCTCAAGCAGTTGATGCGCTCAGAACATCAATTGATGGATGTCTTGGAACTTGCCCTTGAATCGTTGAGAGGGTGCAGTTGTAACCAGGAAGAAGGCAAGGACGGCTGCTACCGTTGCCTGTTTGCTTACCGGAGCAGCTATCATATGCCTGAGACCTCAAGAGATACGGCCATTGAAATGTTGGCTGAGATATTGGGGCACAGGGATAGACTGGTTAAGACGAACAGTATTCGGGACATATCCCTTAATACATTTATCGAAAGTGAGCTTGAAGCGAGATTCCTGGGGGCGCTGAAGCTCTTCAGATCGGCTTCTTTGCCGGTTGAGCTGAAGAATGATCTGGTTAATGGCAAACCCGGATATTTCCTCAAGGTAAGTGACAGGTCATACTACATAGAGCCCCAGGTGGAACTGGCTGAACTTGCAGGGGTGAGTATTGGGTCCAGGGCTGATTTTGTGATCAGACCGGCTCGACTTAATGATCCTATGAAGCCGGTGGCCTTGTTCCTGGACGGTTATACTTATCATCAGGATCGGATAGGTCTGGATATGGCGCAACGGATGGCAATAGTCCAGAGTGGCAAATGTCATGTCTGGTCATTGTCCTGGCATGATGTTGAAAACAAATTCAAGTCTAAGAGCAATTTCTATGATGATTTCATGGATACTGGAAGTTTGCCGGGAGGGGGTAAGTTCCAAAGCTTGATTGATGGATACAAACTAACCGGAGTAAAGAAACTGATCAAGATGAACAGTTTTGATCTCTTGATCAAGTTTCTGGAGTCACCCGATGAGGAAAAATGGCAGAAATTGATGTTCGTTTTTTCTCTCCTTCATCTGGATCACAACCGATTCGCCAGTGATGAGTCCGTTGGTGGTCTACTGAAGGATTTAGATGAAATACTCCCCGAAGATATTGCCGAGAAGGTCAAAAAAGCAGATGGCCCTTGTTTGTATGGGGCATTTCAACCATCTAATTATGATGGTTATCAGGGTATGAAACAATATGTTGTTGTTGAGAGGGCAGCGGTCGCTCCTCCTGGAATGCTCTCTGGAGTTAAAGTGGGGTGTTGTCTTGAAGATGGTGAAAAAAATAAAGCCAAACCAGGGTTCCAAGCAGCATGGAACGGTTTTCTGAGACTATTCAATTTTTATCAGTTTCTGCCATGTTCCTATTTTGTGACTACATCCGGGGTTAAGAGTAAGGTTTATGAAGGGTTAAAGCTGTACGAAGAAGGCACTCCTGTAGTTGTGCCGGCATCGAGCGGTCCTGGAGAAGAAGTGTGGAATGAGGTTAAGGAGCTAACAGATGAAACGTTACATGGTTTGATTAGTTACTTGAAGGAAAATGGCTGGCCTGTGCCAGAGGCAGGATATGAGCTAGTTGGGTCTGGCGGAGTAATTACAGCCACCGCAGAAATAGCTTGGGAAGATCTCAAGTTGGTTTTACTTGCCGATGATGAGCTTGAATATGGAGAACAATTTGCCTTGGTTGGCTGGAAAACTTTGTCATTAGATGAAGTAAAGAATGATCCAGAGAACTATATGGTTTTGAAAGATTTTCAGGGGGAACAGTAA
- a CDS encoding UvrD-helicase domain-containing protein, with protein sequence MVPIENPIVAISSELMAAFAAIPKKKQGKVLDFITKFRENPTSASINYEKIIQFKDPTLRSVRIDQEYRGIVKKPDTGNVYMLLWVDHHDKAYSWAKNKRCKINPETGSLQVYDVDDTVQEISEQKETVQSNDGKISLFASIHDRHLLKLGVPEELLPLVRNINSDQELEEKCKNLPEEACEALFALAAGYTLDEVFREFERSPDVDEKADTEDFEKALHNPDTKRRFVVVDDDIALQEILEAPLEKWRVFLHPSQRSLVERDWNGPVRVLGGAGTGKTVVAIHRAKWLAETTYNAKNDKILFTTFTRNLAADIKENLGKICTDEPMRRIEVINLDRWVSNFLKKNDYNYDLDYGKRTIAFWKKALDLVPAELGLDDTFYREEWERVIQAQSITSFAEYLKASRIGRGVRLSRKNRKDIWPVFEEYRVLLNENNLREVDDAMRDACVLIQKKGAVLPYKAVIVDEAQDMSVQAFNLIRQIAGTEHKNDLFIVGDAHQRIYRHKVVLGQCGINIRGRGKRLRINYRTTEENRHWAVNLLEGLSFDDLDGGVDDQMGYKSLMHGVLPKVENFTSFQVEVEFIVKYLDQVQNEGGELNQICLVARTNELLRQYQGALKAMGKETCFIKPNEVEDRRIGGIRIATMHRVKGLEFDRVIIAGVNAGVVPLEVQWAQTDDTSIQREQETQERALLYVAATRAKKEVLVTSFGETSEFLG encoded by the coding sequence ATGGTGCCTATCGAGAACCCAATTGTGGCGATCTCTTCTGAATTAATGGCGGCCTTTGCCGCAATCCCAAAAAAGAAGCAAGGTAAAGTGCTCGATTTTATTACAAAATTTCGGGAGAACCCAACTTCGGCCAGTATAAATTATGAGAAAATAATTCAATTCAAGGACCCAACATTACGATCGGTGCGGATCGATCAGGAATATCGGGGAATAGTGAAAAAACCTGATACCGGAAACGTCTATATGCTTCTGTGGGTGGATCATCATGACAAAGCATATAGTTGGGCGAAGAATAAACGGTGTAAAATAAACCCCGAGACAGGAAGCCTGCAGGTTTATGATGTCGATGACACTGTCCAGGAAATCAGTGAACAGAAAGAGACAGTTCAAAGTAATGATGGGAAGATATCTTTATTCGCCTCAATTCATGACAGGCATCTGTTGAAGCTCGGAGTTCCGGAAGAATTGTTGCCCCTTGTCCGAAACATTAATTCCGATCAGGAGTTGGAAGAAAAGTGCAAGAATCTACCTGAAGAGGCGTGCGAGGCGCTTTTTGCCCTGGCAGCCGGATACACTTTGGATGAGGTTTTCAGAGAGTTCGAGAGAAGCCCAGACGTTGATGAAAAAGCAGATACAGAAGATTTTGAAAAGGCACTACACAACCCAGATACCAAACGCCGCTTCGTAGTTGTAGATGATGATATTGCCTTGCAGGAGATTCTTGAAGCTCCCCTTGAGAAGTGGAGAGTTTTTCTCCATCCATCTCAACGCAGTCTTGTCGAAAGGGATTGGAATGGACCAGTGCGAGTTTTAGGTGGCGCAGGAACCGGGAAAACCGTTGTGGCAATCCATAGGGCAAAGTGGCTTGCAGAAACAACCTATAACGCCAAAAACGATAAGATACTCTTCACTACTTTCACTCGAAATCTCGCCGCCGATATCAAGGAGAACCTGGGGAAGATTTGTACTGATGAACCGATGCGTCGGATTGAGGTTATTAACTTGGATAGGTGGGTTTCAAACTTCCTGAAAAAGAACGATTACAACTATGATCTGGATTATGGGAAAAGAACAATAGCGTTTTGGAAAAAAGCGCTGGATTTGGTTCCTGCAGAGCTAGGGCTGGACGATACTTTTTATCGGGAAGAATGGGAGAGAGTCATTCAGGCCCAATCTATTACTTCTTTTGCTGAGTATTTAAAAGCTTCCAGAATAGGCAGAGGGGTACGTTTAAGCAGAAAAAATAGAAAAGATATCTGGCCGGTTTTTGAAGAATACCGCGTGCTCCTCAATGAGAACAACCTCCGGGAAGTGGACGATGCCATGCGTGATGCCTGTGTCCTGATTCAAAAGAAGGGAGCGGTTCTCCCTTATAAGGCAGTAATTGTTGATGAAGCACAGGATATGAGTGTTCAGGCTTTCAACTTGATCAGACAAATTGCAGGGACAGAGCATAAAAATGATTTGTTTATAGTTGGAGACGCTCATCAGAGAATATATCGCCACAAGGTTGTTCTTGGTCAGTGCGGCATCAACATTCGGGGACGTGGGAAAAGGTTGCGCATCAACTATCGTACGACAGAAGAGAACAGACACTGGGCAGTAAACTTGTTGGAAGGTTTGAGTTTTGATGACCTGGATGGTGGGGTTGATGATCAGATGGGCTACAAGTCCCTGATGCATGGTGTATTACCCAAGGTTGAAAACTTCACTTCATTTCAGGTAGAGGTCGAGTTCATTGTAAAATATCTTGACCAGGTTCAAAATGAAGGCGGTGAGCTAAATCAAATATGTTTGGTTGCCAGGACAAATGAACTGTTAAGGCAGTATCAAGGCGCCCTCAAGGCAATGGGAAAAGAGACCTGTTTTATCAAACCAAATGAGGTTGAAGATAGAAGAATAGGTGGAATACGAATTGCGACGATGCACCGGGTGAAAGGCCTTGAGTTTGACCGGGTCATTATTGCCGGAGTAAATGCTGGAGTGGTTCCACTGGAAGTACAGTGGGCCCAAACTGATGATACGTCAATTCAAAGAGAGCAAGAAACCCAGGAAAGAGCCCTCCTTTATGTTGCAGCAACTCGAGCAAAGAAGGAAGTGCTGGTTACTAGTTTTGGAGAGACGAGTGAGTTTTTGGGGTGA